In Candidatus Desulfofervidus auxilii, one genomic interval encodes:
- the glnE gene encoding bifunctional [glutamate--ammonia ligase]-adenylyl-L-tyrosine phosphorylase/[glutamate--ammonia-ligase] adenylyltransferase, translated as MSEDIYKTLSHHILWPYGEIAFKRLLEKQTPEVIDFFNAHPEQAKQLLKICVSSPYLVNLLVKEPDLVNWLFLKEAILQKKTKDDFLKELRCFISQEDFPKSLRDFKAREYLRLWARDVNRLCPLEENLAELSDLAEACLQACYEHALIILSFKIPPSTKFFILGLGKLGARELNFYSDIDLIYVYDAPFQPPPEVHRSFIKLAETITKLLQDLSYGEEVFKVDLNLRPGGKESEIVQSTTAIEIFYETFGRASERLALLRARPVAGDIKRGEAFLYSLTPFIYRRYLDYSGIEEIRLLKKALDLKSSSQERFNIKLGKGGIRELEFFVHALQLIYAGKIPNLRQYNTFKTISVLKEQGIVSPEDAQRLARAYRYLRRLEHHCQMLTHSQTHTLPLDKNSLLKIVRLMGYVHKDEGEALNMFYFQLGKMTSFVHHLFKTLLHTEETETKEFSLKGLFTDPKLKEEGIAYLEKLGFKRPKVAYECISNLKGIFKTPYISERAHNLFISILPEMLIEISQTINPDLGLLHLEEFISRIGPRAGLYALLKENPHLRKLLLQIFGASKFLSTLFIKHFQLFDNLIEASESIPVKTESKLKEALNVAIRDKTDLEEKIEALRRFKNEEVLRIGFHDLAGRLSYLRVSQQLSLVAELCLKQALFWAKEEVNRTFSSLNLPFIIVVLGKLGSQEMAYESDLDLLFIYDYPQDAELSLKQNAHVYFVKVAQRLISILTLPHTVGPGYKVDTRLRPSGRFGPLVVSLESFKSYYQNQAQPWEFQTLLKARAIIENDLSEKWEILRQDLVYGKEVDWKEEIRNMRERILKERAGEENDKFNLKVGKGGLIEIEFLTQYLQLTYGREYSMIRHRHTLEALKAIRSGGLLKEKEANVLIEGYNFLKALEHRLNLLYGRPSDTLLSSNDLRELWQHWGLGKPPFKISVTEVVSYTQGLRQKVRDVWEKIMD; from the coding sequence ATGAGTGAAGATATTTATAAAACCCTTTCCCATCACATCTTGTGGCCTTATGGTGAAATTGCCTTTAAGAGGTTATTAGAAAAACAAACACCTGAAGTAATAGATTTTTTCAATGCGCATCCAGAGCAGGCCAAGCAATTGTTGAAAATTTGTGTGAGTTCACCATATTTGGTCAATTTATTGGTAAAAGAACCTGATTTAGTTAATTGGCTGTTTTTGAAAGAGGCCATTTTACAGAAAAAAACAAAAGACGATTTCCTTAAAGAATTGAGATGTTTTATTTCTCAAGAGGATTTTCCCAAAAGTCTTAGGGATTTTAAGGCAAGGGAATACCTTCGTCTTTGGGCGAGAGATGTCAACCGATTATGTCCCTTAGAGGAAAATTTGGCTGAATTAAGCGACTTGGCAGAGGCCTGTCTCCAAGCCTGCTATGAGCATGCCCTTATTATATTGTCATTTAAAATACCTCCTTCTACCAAATTTTTTATTCTAGGACTGGGCAAGTTAGGGGCAAGGGAGCTCAATTTTTATTCTGATATTGACCTTATCTATGTCTATGATGCTCCTTTTCAACCTCCACCAGAAGTGCATAGGTCTTTTATTAAGCTTGCAGAGACCATCACAAAACTCCTTCAGGATCTTAGTTATGGAGAAGAGGTCTTTAAAGTAGATTTAAATTTACGTCCAGGAGGAAAAGAGAGTGAGATTGTCCAATCTACAACTGCTATAGAAATCTTTTATGAAACGTTTGGAAGGGCCTCAGAAAGATTGGCCTTATTACGTGCCCGCCCTGTAGCTGGGGACATAAAAAGAGGAGAGGCATTTTTATACAGCCTCACTCCCTTTATTTATCGCCGTTATCTGGATTATTCAGGCATAGAAGAAATTAGGCTGTTAAAAAAGGCATTGGATTTAAAGAGTAGTAGTCAGGAAAGGTTTAATATAAAATTAGGTAAAGGAGGTATAAGAGAATTAGAGTTTTTTGTCCATGCCTTACAACTTATCTATGCAGGAAAGATTCCCAATCTGCGTCAGTATAATACCTTTAAAACCATTTCTGTGCTTAAAGAACAAGGGATTGTTTCACCAGAAGATGCTCAAAGATTAGCCCGTGCTTACCGCTACCTACGCCGATTAGAACACCATTGTCAAATGCTCACCCATTCTCAGACTCATACCTTACCCTTAGATAAAAACAGCCTATTAAAGATTGTGCGTTTGATGGGATATGTTCATAAGGATGAAGGAGAAGCACTAAATATGTTTTATTTTCAATTAGGTAAGATGACTTCCTTTGTTCATCATCTCTTTAAGACCCTTTTGCATACAGAAGAGACGGAAACCAAAGAGTTTTCATTAAAAGGGCTGTTTACTGACCCCAAGCTAAAGGAAGAGGGAATTGCTTATTTAGAAAAATTAGGTTTTAAAAGGCCGAAAGTCGCTTATGAGTGTATTTCTAATTTGAAGGGTATTTTTAAAACACCATATATTTCTGAACGGGCACATAATCTTTTTATTTCTATTTTGCCTGAGATGTTAATTGAGATTTCTCAAACCATCAATCCTGATCTAGGCTTGCTTCACTTAGAGGAATTTATCTCTCGCATTGGTCCTAGAGCCGGTCTTTATGCCCTATTAAAAGAAAACCCCCATTTAAGAAAGCTACTTTTACAAATTTTTGGGGCAAGCAAATTTTTGTCAACATTATTCATTAAACACTTTCAGTTATTTGATAATTTAATTGAGGCCTCGGAGTCTATCCCTGTTAAGACTGAAAGTAAACTCAAAGAGGCATTAAATGTGGCTATCCGAGATAAAACTGATTTAGAGGAAAAAATAGAGGCTTTAAGGCGTTTCAAAAATGAAGAGGTGCTCCGAATAGGCTTTCATGACTTGGCAGGTAGATTGAGTTATTTAAGGGTATCACAGCAGTTGAGTCTGGTGGCTGAATTGTGTTTAAAACAGGCTCTCTTTTGGGCAAAGGAGGAAGTAAATAGGACATTTTCTTCCCTAAATTTGCCCTTTATTATTGTGGTTTTAGGAAAATTGGGCAGTCAGGAGATGGCCTATGAATCAGACTTGGATTTGCTCTTTATTTATGACTATCCACAGGATGCGGAACTATCTCTCAAGCAAAATGCCCATGTCTACTTTGTTAAAGTAGCCCAAAGGCTTATCTCTATACTTACTTTGCCTCACACAGTCGGACCAGGTTATAAAGTAGACACTCGTTTACGCCCTTCTGGTAGATTTGGCCCATTGGTAGTGTCTTTAGAGTCCTTTAAATCCTATTATCAAAATCAAGCACAGCCTTGGGAATTTCAGACTCTACTTAAGGCTAGAGCTATAATTGAGAATGATTTATCAGAAAAATGGGAAATTTTACGACAAGATTTAGTTTATGGAAAGGAGGTTGATTGGAAGGAAGAAATCAGAAACATGCGTGAACGTATTTTGAAGGAAAGGGCAGGGGAGGAAAATGATAAGTTTAATCTCAAGGTTGGCAAAGGTGGTCTTATAGAAATAGAGTTTTTAACCCAGTATTTACAGCTCACTTATGGGAGAGAATATTCTATGATACGTCATCGTCATACCTTAGAAGCACTAAAGGCCATTAGGTCGGGAGGATTACTTAAAGAAAAAGAAGCAAATGTGCTAATAGAAGGTTATAATTTCTTAAAGGCCTTGGAACATCGGCTAAACCTGCTTTATGGTCGTCCTTCAGATACACTCCTTTCTTCCAATGATTTAAGAGAACTCTGGCAACATTGGGGATTGGGAAAGCCACCTTTTAAAATTTCAGTAACTGAGGTAGTAAGTTATACCCAAGGATTAAGGCAGAAGGTGAGAGATGTTTGGGAGAAAATAATGGATTAG
- a CDS encoding HI0074 family nucleotidyltransferase substrate-binding subunit, translated as MERLKIRYEDTKRAIRTLRDILQQPYSIIVRDAAIQRFEYTFEALWKFIKEYLKVKEGIICHSPKSCFREIFTIGMIKEDETIKLLEMTDDRNMTSHTYKEEVAQIIYGKLKDYSELIEGVIRHFEV; from the coding sequence TTGGAAAGACTAAAAATAAGATATGAAGATACTAAAAGGGCAATTAGGACACTAAGGGATATATTGCAGCAACCCTACTCTATCATAGTGAGAGATGCAGCAATACAAAGATTTGAGTATACCTTTGAGGCACTTTGGAAATTTATCAAAGAATATTTAAAGGTAAAAGAGGGAATAATTTGCCATTCCCCAAAATCTTGTTTTAGGGAAATATTTACTATAGGCATGATAAAAGAGGATGAGACTATTAAACTTCTTGAAATGACTGATGATAGGAACATGACATCACATACCTATAAGGAAGAGGTTGCCCAAATTATATATGGAAAGTTAAAAGACTACAGTGAATTAATAGAAGGTGTAATAAGGCATTTTGAAGTTTAA
- a CDS encoding nucleotidyltransferase family protein: MKKLEDTMKDSIEKLKEVFLNFLKDEDVKIILFGSRARGDFVNTSDVDVGIITGKRFNKKKLILLREYIEELNIPYKVEIVDFSAVSEEFKKIALKEAIVWKD, encoded by the coding sequence ATGAAGAAATTAGAGGACACAATGAAAGATTCTATTGAAAAGCTCAAAGAAGTTTTTTTAAACTTTCTTAAAGATGAAGATGTAAAGATTATATTGTTTGGTTCGAGAGCAAGAGGAGATTTTGTAAATACCTCCGATGTTGATGTTGGCATAATCACAGGTAAAAGGTTCAACAAGAAAAAATTGATTTTATTGCGTGAATACATAGAGGAACTAAATATTCCATATAAGGTAGAAATTGTGGACTTTTCTGCCGTATCAGAAGAGTTTAAAAAAATAGCCCTAAAGGAAGCAATAGTTTGGAAAGACTAA
- the uvrA gene encoding excinuclease ABC subunit UvrA, which yields MSSYIRVIGASQHNLKHISFDLPLNTLTVITGVSGAGKSSLAYDVLYAEGQRRYVETFSPYARQFMERMDRPAVEKIEGILPAIAIDQRQTVKTSRSTVGTMTEMTDFVKLLFVHLAVLYCPHCGRPVTKDTPQKIAKTLLTNALGKRGIVFFPSILTLEKKKELQRLGFDRIWEKGEIKNIEEVDFKETEQVYVVVDRLSIEPKNQARLLEAIEMAMNFGQGEVTIQIIPEKMLKFSRNYACPYCGIKYRLPLPNFFSFNSPLGACETCKGFGRVIDYDLDLVIPDKNKSLADGAIKIWKKGSYEYQDLISFCNSRGIPTDIPFCQLSPKAQKDIIQGGHGFYGIKGFFRWLETKIYKMHVRVFLSRYRGYFTCPDCGGTRFKKEVLFYRLKGKNIAQIYAMTIDEAYEFFSQSFPEGEHDPAVKLLLNEITHRLHYLKEAGVGYLTLDRQSRTLSGGEVARVNLTRASGSSLVNMLFVLDEPTVGLHPRDNKRLIKILKDLSKENTVVVVEHDPDIIKAADYILDLGPGAGEDGGKIVYFGKLNGLLKANKSITGKYISGKKQISLSFKKRKPRRWLEIKGAAAHNLKNINVCIPLGVMVCLTGVSGAGKSTLAYEIIYKGIKKEKGDFRGVPGKYHKIVGLEYIDDVILIDQTPIGKTPRANPATYLGIFSAIRNFFASLPEAKLKGYTPGTFSFNSPGGRCKVCQGAGFERIEMQFLSDVYLTCPACKGQRYQPEILEITYKGKNIADVLNMTFKQSMKFFAEHPKIREQFLPLIDIGLDYLRLGQPINTLSAGEAQRLKLAKYFKMDKGPCLFIFDEPTVGLHLAEIEYLLKSLENLLNKGHSLIVIEHNLEVIKNADYVIDLGPEGGPEGGEIIASGTPEEIVRIERSYTGQCLRKSLMCNY from the coding sequence ATGTCTTCATATATCCGGGTTATTGGAGCCTCACAGCACAATTTAAAACATATCAGTTTTGATCTACCTTTGAATACTCTGACGGTAATTACAGGAGTGAGTGGAGCAGGAAAGTCCTCTTTGGCTTATGATGTCCTTTATGCAGAAGGACAACGTCGTTATGTTGAGACTTTTTCTCCCTATGCCCGACAGTTTATGGAACGTATGGATCGCCCTGCGGTAGAAAAAATTGAAGGCATACTACCAGCCATCGCCATTGACCAGCGGCAAACTGTAAAAACCTCACGTTCTACAGTAGGCACCATGACAGAAATGACTGATTTTGTAAAACTACTTTTTGTTCATCTGGCCGTTTTATATTGTCCACATTGCGGACGTCCTGTAACGAAAGACACTCCTCAAAAAATTGCAAAAACTTTGTTAACTAATGCACTGGGAAAACGAGGAATTGTTTTTTTCCCTAGCATTTTAACCTTAGAGAAAAAGAAAGAGTTACAGCGCTTAGGCTTTGACCGCATTTGGGAAAAAGGAGAGATAAAAAACATAGAAGAAGTGGATTTTAAAGAAACTGAACAGGTCTATGTAGTAGTGGACAGATTAAGTATAGAACCTAAAAATCAAGCCCGATTACTAGAGGCCATAGAAATGGCCATGAATTTTGGTCAAGGAGAAGTAACCATTCAAATTATACCCGAGAAAATGCTTAAATTTAGCAGAAACTATGCCTGTCCTTATTGTGGTATTAAATATAGATTGCCCCTTCCCAATTTTTTCTCTTTTAATAGCCCTTTAGGGGCCTGCGAGACCTGTAAAGGCTTTGGCCGTGTTATCGATTATGATTTAGACTTAGTTATTCCTGACAAAAATAAAAGCCTGGCTGATGGAGCTATTAAAATATGGAAAAAAGGGAGTTATGAGTATCAAGATTTAATCTCATTTTGTAACTCCCGAGGTATTCCTACTGACATTCCTTTTTGCCAATTGTCTCCAAAGGCTCAAAAAGACATTATCCAAGGAGGACACGGCTTTTATGGAATTAAAGGCTTTTTCCGTTGGCTGGAAACAAAGATTTATAAGATGCATGTGCGGGTATTTCTTTCGCGTTATCGGGGATATTTCACTTGTCCTGATTGTGGGGGCACGCGTTTTAAAAAAGAGGTTTTATTTTATCGATTAAAAGGGAAAAACATTGCCCAGATTTATGCCATGACTATTGATGAGGCCTATGAATTTTTCTCTCAATCCTTTCCAGAAGGAGAACACGACCCAGCTGTGAAATTGCTCTTAAATGAAATTACCCATCGTTTGCACTATTTAAAAGAAGCAGGGGTAGGCTATCTTACTTTAGATAGACAGTCTCGCACCCTTTCAGGCGGAGAAGTGGCTAGAGTAAATCTAACCCGTGCATCAGGTTCTTCTCTAGTAAATATGCTTTTTGTTTTAGATGAACCTACGGTAGGTCTTCATCCCAGAGATAACAAACGTCTGATAAAAATTTTAAAGGATTTAAGCAAAGAAAATACAGTGGTAGTGGTAGAACATGACCCTGACATCATCAAGGCGGCTGATTATATATTGGATTTAGGCCCAGGTGCAGGAGAAGATGGAGGTAAAATAGTATATTTTGGAAAGTTAAACGGACTTTTAAAGGCCAATAAGTCCATTACTGGTAAATATATCAGTGGAAAGAAACAAATATCTTTGTCTTTTAAGAAGCGTAAGCCCAGGAGATGGTTAGAAATAAAAGGGGCCGCTGCCCACAATTTAAAAAATATAAATGTTTGTATCCCTTTAGGAGTGATGGTTTGTTTGACCGGGGTTTCTGGGGCAGGAAAAAGCACGCTAGCTTATGAAATCATTTATAAGGGTATAAAAAAAGAAAAAGGAGATTTTAGAGGAGTCCCAGGGAAATACCATAAAATAGTCGGTTTAGAGTATATAGATGATGTAATCTTGATAGACCAGACACCCATTGGAAAAACACCCAGGGCCAATCCCGCTACTTATCTAGGAATATTTTCGGCTATTCGTAATTTTTTTGCCTCATTACCAGAGGCAAAGCTAAAGGGCTATACCCCTGGAACTTTCTCCTTTAATAGTCCAGGGGGAAGGTGTAAGGTATGTCAAGGGGCAGGTTTTGAAAGGATAGAGATGCAATTTCTTTCAGATGTGTATTTGACCTGTCCTGCTTGTAAAGGACAGCGTTATCAACCAGAGATATTAGAAATCACTTATAAAGGAAAAAATATAGCAGATGTGCTAAATATGACCTTCAAGCAAAGTATGAAGTTTTTTGCTGAACATCCCAAAATTAGGGAACAATTTTTACCTTTAATAGATATTGGGCTGGATTATCTTCGTCTAGGTCAACCCATTAACACCCTTTCTGCAGGTGAGGCCCAACGACTCAAGTTGGCTAAGTATTTTAAAATGGATAAAGGACCATGTCTTTTTATTTTTGATGAACCTACCGTGGGTCTTCATCTGGCAGAGATTGAATATCTTTTAAAAAGCTTGGAAAACTTGTTAAATAAAGGACATTCTTTAATTGTTATAGAGCACAATCTGGAAGTAATCAAAAATGCTGACTATGTGATTGACTTGGGGCCTGAAGGCGGACCAGAAGGTGGAGAAATTATAGCCTCAGGCACACCTGAGGAGATAGTAAGAATAGAAAGGAGTTATACAGGGCAGTGCTTAAGAAAATCCCTAATGTGTAATTACTGA